ACTCCAGGCGCTGGTCAGCAACCAGATCGACATCTCGTCCTCCGCGTTCTACGGCGCGGTCGCCCAGGTCGTCGCGACCGGTGCGCCGATCCAGGCGGTGGTGTCGACCTACGGCACCAACGCGAAGACGGGTGCCGCAGTCGTGGCGAAGAAGGGATCCAGCCTGACCGAGGACCCCCGCAGCTTCATCGGCAAGAAGGTCGCGGTGAACACGCTCGGCGCCAACGCCGAGGCAGTGCTGGACACCTGGTTCGAGAAGGGCGGCCTGTCCACGGCCGAGATCAAGAAGGTCACGCTCGTCGCACTGCCACCGCTGAACACCGTGCAGGCGCTGAAGGAAGGCCAGATCGACGCGGCGTACATCGGCATCGGCCAGCTGAAGGCGGCCCAGGAGGCACTGCCGCTCGACGTGATCTTCAAGGACAGCGACGTCATCGGCTTCTACAACGGCGGCGGGGTCTCCCTGCGCACCGACTGGATCAAGAACGAGAAGGAGGCCAGCAAGACGCTGGTCTCGGGCATCTCCTACGCCGTCGACTACATCGAGTCCCACGACCGCCAGCAGGTGCTCGACGTGTACGTCCCGTGGTTGAAGGAGCAGGGGTTCACCGACGCCGTCGAGGCCGTCGAGAAGAACTGGGCCGGAAGCACAGGTGTCTCCAGCAAGGGCGGCCTGATCGCGGACAAGGACATCTCGATCTGGCTCGACTGGCTCGCCGGTCGTGGCGACGTCGATCCGTCGAAGATCAAGGCCTCCGACGTCTACACCAACCAGTTCAACCCGCAGAGCTGAGGACCTGAGATGAGTTCCCGAATCGAGCTGAGCGGCGTGGGCCAGACCTTCCTGGTCCGCGGCAACGACGACAAGAAGCTGCGTGAGTTCGTCGCACTCGACGATCTCAGCATCGACATCACGGCGGGGGAGTTCCTCACCGTCGTGGGCCCGAGCGGCTGCGGAAAGTCCACGGTGCTCGACCTGATCGCGGGGCTCACCAGGCCCACCTCGGGCACCGTCTCCGTCGACGGCCGGGTCATCACCGGACCCGGCCTCGACCGGAGCGTGGTCTTCCAGCAGTACACCCTGCTCCCGTGGCGGACCGCTCAGGCCAACATCGAGTTTGCGCTCGAGGCCGGCAAGAAGGGGGAGCGCCTGTCGAAGGCCGAGCGGGTCGAGCGGGCGCGCACCTATCTCGAGCTGGTCGGCCTGGCGGACTTCGCCTCCCGCTATCCGCACGAGCTCTCGGGCGGCATGAAGCAGCGAGTGGCGATCGCGCGCAGCCTCTCCTACCAGCCCGAGGTGCTGCTGATGGACGAGCCGTTCGGCGCGCTCGACGCCCAGACCCGTGAGCGCCTCCAGGAGGAGCTCGTCTCGATCTGGGACCGCACCGGCACCACGGTCGTCTTCATCACCCATGACATCGACGAGGCCGTCTTCCTGGGCCAGCGAGTCGCGGTGATGAGCGCTCGCCCGGGCCGGATCCAGGAGGTCATCGAGGTCGACCTGGACCGCAGCCACGCGAATGACGTCGACCTGCGTGCGACGCCCGAGTTCGCGGCGTACCGGCACAGGATCTGGAGCCTGCTGCGCGAGCAGCAGGTCGCCACCCGCGCGGACGCACCCACGAAGGAGGTCGCTCATGTCGCCTAGCCTCCTCGCCGAGCGCACTGCCGCCCGGCTGAACCCACGCCAGGAGCAGGCCGCACAGGCCAAGGCCGCGTCGCCCGGACGGGAGCGTGCGGTCGGGCTCGCCCGAGGTGTCACCGGCGTGGTGGCCCTGGGCCTGCTCTGGGAGTTCCTGCCGCGCATCGGGGTGCTGGATGCCTACTTCATCCCGCCGCTCCACGTGGTCCTCGGCGCGGTCGTCGACCTGGCGCGGAGTGGCGAGCTGTGGCGACACCTCCAGGCCAGCCTGGTCCGGTCGGGTGTCGGGTTCTTCCTCGCGACGAGCCTGGCGATCCCGATCGGTGCCGCGATCGCGTGGTACCGCCCGGTGCGCCAGGTGACCCAGCCGGTCTTCGAGATCTATCGCAACACCGCTGCGCTCGCGCTGCTGCCGGTGTTCACCCTGATCCTCGGGCTCGGCGAGTCGTCGAAGATCGCGATCATCACCTACGCCTGCTTCTTCCCGATCCTGCTCAGCACGATTGCGGGCGTGGCCACGGTGGATCCGCAGCTGTTGCGCTCGGCGAAGGTGCTCGGCCTGTCGCCGGTCGCAACCTTCCGCAAGGTGGTCTTCCCGGCCGCGGTGCCCACGATCTTCACCGGGATCCGGATCGCGGGCGCTGCCTCGATCCTCGTGCTGATCGCGGCAGAGATGGTCGGTGCCAAGGCAGGGCTGGGGTTCCTGATCATGTACGCCAACTACAACTTCCTGATCCCGAAGATGTACGCCGCGATCCTGATCACCACGCTCCTCGGCCTGGCCGTGAACTACAGCCTGGTCGCCCTGGAACGTCACTTCTCCCGCTGGCGTGCATAGGACCGGCGGCCGGGGGCCTCGCTTGCTCCGTCTCGCACGTCGAGGCGATGCCCCCGGGCGCCCGCGCCTGACCTTCGCGGCGCTGGTCGTCGGCGTGTGCTCCTACACGCTGCTGCAGTCGATGACGGTGCCGGCGCTCCCGCACATCCAGGCCGAGCTCCACGCCAGCCAGTCCTCGGCGTCATGGATCCTCACGTCGTTCCTGATCTCGGCCTCAGTCGCCACGCCGATCCTGGGCCGGCTCGGCGACGCGCACGGCAAGATCCGCATGCTCGTGATCAGCCTCGGCCTGCTGTCGCTGGGTGCTCTCGGTGCGGCGCTGGCCACGACCCTGCCGCAGATGGTGGCGGCGCGGGTGGTGCAGGGGCTGGCCGGGGGAGTGCTGCCGCTCGCCTTCGGCATCATCCGCGACGAGCTCCCTGCCCGCCGGGTGCCGGGCGCGGTCGCCCTGCTTTCATCGCTGATGTCGGTCGGTTTCGGAGCGGGCATCGTCGTCGCCGGACCGATCGTTGACCTGGTCGGGTATCGCGCCCTGTTCCTCCTGCCGACGGCGGCGGGGGTCGCCGCTGCGATCACGGTCGCGCTGCTGGTGCGGGAGTCGCCGGTGCGGACCGGCCGGCGGGTGCGGACCCTGCCCGCCGTCGCGCTGGCCGGCTGGCTGGTCGCCGGGTTGCTGGCCGTCTCCGGTGCACCGCACGCGGGCTGGACCTCACCGCGGACGCTCGGGCTGCTCCTCCTGGCCGTGGTCCTGCTCGGTGCCTGGGTGTGGATCGAGTCGCGGATCGACGTACCCCTGATCGACCTCGGGCTGCTCGTCGATCGCCGAGTCATCGGTGCCAACCTGGTGGCGCTGCTGATCGGCATCTCGATGTATGCGTCGTTCGGCTTCCTGCCGCAGCTGACCCAGACCCCGGCAGCGAGCGGCTACGGTTTGGGCGCTTCGGTCGCGCTCTCGGGCTACCTGACGCTGCCGACTGCGGTGATGTCGTTCGTCGGTGGCATCAGCTCACCGTGGCTGGGCGAGCGGCTGGGGCGTCACGTCCTGATCACGACAGGGTGCTGCCTGTCCTCGGCCGGCCTGCTCTCGATCGCGCTCGCCCACGACCACGCGTGGCAGTTCCTGGTGGCCAACGCGCTGACCGGCCTGGGCAGCGGGTTCGTCTTCGCTGCGCTGGCCAACGTGGTCGTGGCTGCCGCACCGCTCGGGAGCACGAGCGTGGCGGCGGGCCTCAACGCCAACCTCCGCACCATCGGTGGTGCGATCGGATCGGCGGTGATGGCGAGCATCGTCACGCACCACCTGCTGCCCACCGGATGGCCCGACGAGTCGGGCTACACCTTCGGCTTCGCACTGCTCGCGGCGACGTCTCTGGTCGCAGCTGTGGTCGCAGCTCGCATCCCCGGCTGTCGGCAGGCCCCGCACGCACTGCAGAGGTTGGACGATAGGACAATCAGTGCGGGCATCGTTGGCAACAGAGGGCAAGCAATGTCCGATTCGCTTGTGCGAACGTCTGAGTAGGTAGTGATCGTTCGCACAGCAGGAGGAGCCATGAGCACACCGAAGGCAGATGCAGGCACCGCATCCGCGATGCCCTGGAAGGACAAGAAGCGTCACCTGTGGGTGCTCGGGCTCGTGGTCCCGATGCTTCCCCTCGCCGGGATGGCCCTTCACCACACGACCGGTGTCGGCGCGTTCCTCTGGATGACGCCGGTGGTCTTCCTCGGCGTGATCCCGCTGCTCGACCTGATCTCCGGCTACGACGACACCAACCCGCCGGATGAGGTGATCGAGGCACTCGAGGAGGACCGCTACTACCGCTGGGTGACCTACCTCTACCTCCCCGTGCAGTACGCCGGCTTCGTGCTGGCGGTCTGGTACCTCGCGACCGCAGACCTCGGTGTCGCCGGCAAGATCGGCCTGGCCATCTCCATCGGCACCGTGGCCGGTGTCGCGATCAACACCGCGCACGAGCTGGGTCACAAGAAGGAGAGCCACGAGCGCTGGTTCTCCAAGATCGCCCTGGCCCAGAGCTTCTACGGCCACTTCTACATCGAGCACAACCGGGGCCACCACGTCCGCGTGGCGACCCCCGACGACCCGGCCTCGAGCCGCCTCGGTGAGAGCGTGTACCGATTCTGGCCGCGCACGGTCGTCGGCTCGCTGAAGAGCGCCTGGCACCTCGAGGCGAAGCGCTACCAGCGCAAGCACACACACCCGTTCCACCTCGGCAACGACGTCCTCAACGCGTGGCTGATGACGGTCGTTCTCTGGGGCGCCATGGTCGCCTGGCTCGGCCTCGGGATCCTTCCGTACCTCGTGCTGCAGGCGATCGTCGGCTTCAGCCTGCTCGAGATCGTGAACTACATGGAGCACTACGGCATGCTCCGCCAGAAGGTCGGCCCGGAGGGTCGCCAGCGCTACGAGCGTGTTGACCCGAGCCACAGCTGGAACTCCAACAACATCGCGACCAACGTGCTGCTCTACCACCTGCAGCGGCACAGCGACCACCACGCCAACCCGACGCGGCGCTACCAGACGCTCCGCGACTTCCGTGAGGCTCCGGTCCTGCCGACCGGCTACACCGGCATGATCGTCGTCGCGCTCTTCCCGCCGCTGTTCCGCAGGGTCATGGACAAGCGCGTGGTGGCCCACTACGACGGCGACATCCGGCTGGCCAACGTGCACCCGGCCAAGCTCGCGAAGCTGCTGCGTCGCTACCCGGCACCGGTTGAAGTAGTCGACGAGAGCGAGCACGCGGACGTCACCGCCCACACCTTCACTGACGACGTGATGGCGGCCCGTTGCCCGGGCTGCGGTTACACCTACGAGGTCGCGGTTGGCAACGAGCTCGAGGGTTTCGCGGCCGGCACGTCCTGGGCCGAGATCCCGAACGACTGGTGCTGCCCCGACTGCGGCGTGCGCGAGAAGGTCGACTTCGTGCCCCTCGCCAGCGCGGATGTCTGAGCCATGCAGATCACGGTCGACCGCAACACCTGCGAGGGCCTCGGCATGTGCGAGTCGATGGCGCACGAGTACTTCGAGGTCGATGACGACGACATGCTGGTCATCCACGACGAGAACCCGCCGGAGGAGGACCGCAAGCTGGTCCTGGCCGCGGTGAACTCCTGCCCGGTGCTGGCGCTCAGACTCGAGGGTTGAACGGGGGAGCCTGCAAGCCCGGGGGACGTCCTACGGAGGGTGCCAGCTACGGCACCCTCCGTAGGACGTTGTGCGCTCAGGAGGGTCGGGCCATGAACGTGTCGTAGTAGCGGATCGCGAGGGCCACCTCGGCGGGCACGTAGCCGAGCGGCTGCGCGAGGAGTGCCTCTGCTTGGTTGACCCGGTAGCGGACGGTGTTCTTGTGGACCGAGAGCAGGCGCGAGGCCGCGTCCACGCTGCCGGTCGAGAGCAGCGCATGGAGGGTCTGGCGCAGACGGGTCGGTCCCTCGGCCTCGTCGGCCAGCGCGCCGAGCGTGCGGGTGGCGAAGCGTTGGGCGGCCTCGCCGGAGCTCCACAGGAGCGAGAGCAGTTCCACGTCGCTGAAGAGCGTCAGCGTGGGGGTCGCCACTGACCGGAAGGCGATCTTCTGGGCCTGCTGTGCTTCCTGGTGGCTGAGCCGGAAGCCCTCCACCCCGACCAGCGGCGTCCCGACAGCCACCGAGATGCCCCGCTCCTGCAGCCAGTCGACCGAGTCGCTCAGGGCGTGGAGGTCGGGAGCCGAGCGGTTCGTGAACCAGCACCACAGGTCGCGGCCCCCCGGGCTGACGAGAAGTGGGTTGCGGCTCTGGGTGACCCGCGCGAGAACCGTGACCGCCTCACGCAGCTCGGAGACGCGGTCGGCGTCATCTGTGCGCAGCAGCAGCGCGGTGTTGTACGCCGAGAGCGGGTGCCCGCCGAGGGCGGCGGAGAGCTCGCGCGGGTCGCTGCCGCCACCGGCGAGGATCGAGCGGACGGCGACGAGGCGCTGTGCCGCGGCACCCTGGCGCACCCGATCGCGCTCCTCCTGGAAGATCTCGGCCGACTCCTCGATCGAGGCGTTGATCCAGCTGCTGGCCCGGCTCCAGAAGAAGATCACGAAGTCGGTGTCGCTGGCGCCCGGAGTGGCCACAGTGCCGACGACCGATGTGAGGAACTCCCAGACCGCCTGCTGTGCTGTGCGGTAGATGCCGAACATCGCCGTCAGGGGATGGCCGCGGCGGGCCAGCTCGGCGGCAAAGTCCGCAGCCGCTTGCACCAGGTGCACCTCGCGCTCGGGCTCCGAGAGGCTGGTGAGGAAGGCCTGCCAGTGCGCCCGCACCGCTGCGTACAGGCTCTCGGTGAGGGTCGTGTCCTCGGCGAGCTCTGGAAGGGCAGCCAGCACCGGCGCTGCGATCCGCTCGACCCAGCGCTCCAGGGCCTCGGGGCGTGACTCGGCGGTCACGAACGCCTTGACCAGCGGCAGGAGTGCCTGTTCCTTGTCGTTCACCCAAACCTCCTCATTTGGAGCAACGTACAACAGGTCATGCTGATCTTGGCCCCAGAGACGGAGATCGGGCCCCTGCGTTGTGTCAATCTCAGTATTCGGGTGTGACGACCGCAACAAGACGCGAAAGGGGCCGGACGTGGGTGCAGAGGCCTTTGACTACGACGTGCTCGTAGTGGGATCGGGATTCGGCGGATCAGTGACAGCCCTCCGGCTGACGGAGAAGGGCTATCGCGTCGGTGTCCTCGAGGCCGGCCGCCGCTTCGCCGACGACGACTTCGCGAAGACGAACTGGGACGTCAAGAACTTCTACTGGGCCCCGCGCCTGCGCTGCTTCGGCATCCAGCGGATCCGGGTCCTCAAGAACGTGGTCGTGCTCGCCGGCGCGGGCGTCGGTGGTGGTTCGCTGGTCTACGCGAACACGCTCTACGAACCCCAGACCGACGCGTTCTTCAAGGACCGCCAGTGGGCCGGGATCGCCGACTGGAAGCAGGAGCTCACCCCGCACTACGACCAGGCCAAGCGGATGCTCGGCGTGACGCTGAACCCGACCGTCACCGCCGCCGACGAGGTGCTCAAGAAAGTCGCCGGCAAGATGGGCGTGGGGGACAGCTACCACGCCGCGCCCGTGGGCGTCTTCTTCGGACGTGACGGCGCCAAGGAGCCCGGCACGCTTGTCGAGGACCCGTTCTTCGGTGGTGCCGGTCCGGCCCGCAACGGCTGCCTCGAGTGCGGGGAGTGCATGGTCGGCTGCCGCCACAACGCCAAGAACACGCTCGTCAAGAACTACCTCCACCTCGCCGAGAAGGCGGGTGCCGAGGTGCTGCCGATGACCACGGTCGTCGGCCTGCGCCAGCGTGAGGACGGCGCGTACGCCGTCGAGGTCGCGCCGACGGGGAAGAACGGCAGCAGGCATCGTCGTACCCTCACCGCGCGGGAGGTCGTCCTTGCCGCCGGCACCTGGGGCACCCAGGAGCTGTTGCACCAGATGAAGATGTCCGGCTCGTTGCCGCACATCTCCGACCGGCTCGGCCACCTCACCCGCACCAACTCCGAGTCGATCTGCAGCGCCAGCCTGAACCTGCGCAACCGCAAGGACCAGGACTTCCATCACGGCGTCGCGATCACCTCCTCGATCCACCCCGACGAGCGCACCCACATCGAGCCGGTGCGCTACGGCCAGGGGTCGAACTCGATGTCGTTCCTGCAGACCGTCATGACCGACGGCGGAGGACGTACGCCGCGTCCCCTGCGCTGGCTCCTCGCGGTCCTGCGGCACCCGCTCAACTTCCTCGCGCTCTATCTCGGCATCAAGGACTGGTCGAACCGCACGATCATCGCCCTGGTCATGCAGACGCATGACAACTCGATCACGGTCTTCGGCAAGAAGAACTGGCGCGGCAGGATCAAGCTCTCCTCGCGCCAGGGCCATGGCGAGCCCAACCCGACCTGGATCCCGGCGGCCAACGAGGCGACACGGCTGATGGCCGAGGAGATCGGGGGAGCGGCCTACGGCAGCACGGGCGAGATCTTCGACATCCCGATGACCGCGCACTTCCTCGGTGGTGCCGTGATCGGCACCTCGCCGGAGGACGGCGTGATCGACGCCTACCACCGCGTCTTCGGCCACACCGGCCTGCACGTGGTCGACGGCGCGGCCATCTCGGCCAACATCGGCGTGAACCCCTCGCTGACGATCACTGCCCAGGCGGAGCGCGCCATGTCGCTGTGGCCCAACAAGGGCGAGGCCGACCAGCGCCCGCCGCTGGGCGCGGCGTACCAGCGGATCGCTGCGGTGCTCCCGACCTCGCCGGTGGTCCCGCCCACCGCTCCTGCCGCCCTGCGGCTGCCGATCTTCCCCGTCCAGCGCACGGGGTCCATCGCGTGAGCCCGGCGACCGACGCCCGGGAACGGGCGGACGAGAAGCGCGCCCAGAAGGCCGGCAAGCGTGCCCTGACCGGGATGACCCCGGAGAGCCAGGAGCTCGCTCGCGACGCGCTGGAGAAGAGCGTGCCGTTCGTGGCCTTCAAGGCGATCGGCGGGTTCTACGCCTTCGTCATCGACACCTTCAAGAAGATGTTCACGCGGCGGTTCCACTTCCGCGAGTTCGTCTCGCAGACCTGGTTCATCATCACGGTCTC
This genomic interval from Nocardioides cavernaquae contains the following:
- a CDS encoding ABC transporter permease, yielding MSPSLLAERTAARLNPRQEQAAQAKAASPGRERAVGLARGVTGVVALGLLWEFLPRIGVLDAYFIPPLHVVLGAVVDLARSGELWRHLQASLVRSGVGFFLATSLAIPIGAAIAWYRPVRQVTQPVFEIYRNTAALALLPVFTLILGLGESSKIAIITYACFFPILLSTIAGVATVDPQLLRSAKVLGLSPVATFRKVVFPAAVPTIFTGIRIAGAASILVLIAAEMVGAKAGLGFLIMYANYNFLIPKMYAAILITTLLGLAVNYSLVALERHFSRWRA
- a CDS encoding fatty acid desaturase, whose product is MSTPKADAGTASAMPWKDKKRHLWVLGLVVPMLPLAGMALHHTTGVGAFLWMTPVVFLGVIPLLDLISGYDDTNPPDEVIEALEEDRYYRWVTYLYLPVQYAGFVLAVWYLATADLGVAGKIGLAISIGTVAGVAINTAHELGHKKESHERWFSKIALAQSFYGHFYIEHNRGHHVRVATPDDPASSRLGESVYRFWPRTVVGSLKSAWHLEAKRYQRKHTHPFHLGNDVLNAWLMTVVLWGAMVAWLGLGILPYLVLQAIVGFSLLEIVNYMEHYGMLRQKVGPEGRQRYERVDPSHSWNSNNIATNVLLYHLQRHSDHHANPTRRYQTLRDFREAPVLPTGYTGMIVVALFPPLFRRVMDKRVVAHYDGDIRLANVHPAKLAKLLRRYPAPVEVVDESEHADVTAHTFTDDVMAARCPGCGYTYEVAVGNELEGFAAGTSWAEIPNDWCCPDCGVREKVDFVPLASADV
- a CDS encoding ferredoxin; its protein translation is MQITVDRNTCEGLGMCESMAHEYFEVDDDDMLVIHDENPPEEDRKLVLAAVNSCPVLALRLEG
- a CDS encoding FAD-dependent oxidoreductase, coding for MGAEAFDYDVLVVGSGFGGSVTALRLTEKGYRVGVLEAGRRFADDDFAKTNWDVKNFYWAPRLRCFGIQRIRVLKNVVVLAGAGVGGGSLVYANTLYEPQTDAFFKDRQWAGIADWKQELTPHYDQAKRMLGVTLNPTVTAADEVLKKVAGKMGVGDSYHAAPVGVFFGRDGAKEPGTLVEDPFFGGAGPARNGCLECGECMVGCRHNAKNTLVKNYLHLAEKAGAEVLPMTTVVGLRQREDGAYAVEVAPTGKNGSRHRRTLTAREVVLAAGTWGTQELLHQMKMSGSLPHISDRLGHLTRTNSESICSASLNLRNRKDQDFHHGVAITSSIHPDERTHIEPVRYGQGSNSMSFLQTVMTDGGGRTPRPLRWLLAVLRHPLNFLALYLGIKDWSNRTIIALVMQTHDNSITVFGKKNWRGRIKLSSRQGHGEPNPTWIPAANEATRLMAEEIGGAAYGSTGEIFDIPMTAHFLGGAVIGTSPEDGVIDAYHRVFGHTGLHVVDGAAISANIGVNPSLTITAQAERAMSLWPNKGEADQRPPLGAAYQRIAAVLPTSPVVPPTAPAALRLPIFPVQRTGSIA
- a CDS encoding ABC transporter ATP-binding protein: MSSRIELSGVGQTFLVRGNDDKKLREFVALDDLSIDITAGEFLTVVGPSGCGKSTVLDLIAGLTRPTSGTVSVDGRVITGPGLDRSVVFQQYTLLPWRTAQANIEFALEAGKKGERLSKAERVERARTYLELVGLADFASRYPHELSGGMKQRVAIARSLSYQPEVLLMDEPFGALDAQTRERLQEELVSIWDRTGTTVVFITHDIDEAVFLGQRVAVMSARPGRIQEVIEVDLDRSHANDVDLRATPEFAAYRHRIWSLLREQQVATRADAPTKEVAHVA
- a CDS encoding ABC transporter substrate-binding protein, giving the protein MSTITGLKTARTRRLIAGVAAAAALLGASTACGGSAGAENADGTTTVRYQSALGSVDTLQLAAALGKLPGIKLDKVGDVTGGPASLQALVSNQIDISSSAFYGAVAQVVATGAPIQAVVSTYGTNAKTGAAVVAKKGSSLTEDPRSFIGKKVAVNTLGANAEAVLDTWFEKGGLSTAEIKKVTLVALPPLNTVQALKEGQIDAAYIGIGQLKAAQEALPLDVIFKDSDVIGFYNGGGVSLRTDWIKNEKEASKTLVSGISYAVDYIESHDRQQVLDVYVPWLKEQGFTDAVEAVEKNWAGSTGVSSKGGLIADKDISIWLDWLAGRGDVDPSKIKASDVYTNQFNPQS
- a CDS encoding MFS transporter, giving the protein MLRLARRGDAPGRPRLTFAALVVGVCSYTLLQSMTVPALPHIQAELHASQSSASWILTSFLISASVATPILGRLGDAHGKIRMLVISLGLLSLGALGAALATTLPQMVAARVVQGLAGGVLPLAFGIIRDELPARRVPGAVALLSSLMSVGFGAGIVVAGPIVDLVGYRALFLLPTAAGVAAAITVALLVRESPVRTGRRVRTLPAVALAGWLVAGLLAVSGAPHAGWTSPRTLGLLLLAVVLLGAWVWIESRIDVPLIDLGLLVDRRVIGANLVALLIGISMYASFGFLPQLTQTPAASGYGLGASVALSGYLTLPTAVMSFVGGISSPWLGERLGRHVLITTGCCLSSAGLLSIALAHDHAWQFLVANALTGLGSGFVFAALANVVVAAAPLGSTSVAAGLNANLRTIGGAIGSAVMASIVTHHLLPTGWPDESGYTFGFALLAATSLVAAVVAARIPGCRQAPHALQRLDDRTISAGIVGNRGQAMSDSLVRTSE
- a CDS encoding PucR family transcriptional regulator; translation: MNDKEQALLPLVKAFVTAESRPEALERWVERIAAPVLAALPELAEDTTLTESLYAAVRAHWQAFLTSLSEPEREVHLVQAAADFAAELARRGHPLTAMFGIYRTAQQAVWEFLTSVVGTVATPGASDTDFVIFFWSRASSWINASIEESAEIFQEERDRVRQGAAAQRLVAVRSILAGGGSDPRELSAALGGHPLSAYNTALLLRTDDADRVSELREAVTVLARVTQSRNPLLVSPGGRDLWCWFTNRSAPDLHALSDSVDWLQERGISVAVGTPLVGVEGFRLSHQEAQQAQKIAFRSVATPTLTLFSDVELLSLLWSSGEAAQRFATRTLGALADEAEGPTRLRQTLHALLSTGSVDAASRLLSVHKNTVRYRVNQAEALLAQPLGYVPAEVALAIRYYDTFMARPS